The Brachyspira hyodysenteriae ATCC 27164 genome includes a window with the following:
- a CDS encoding class I SAM-dependent methyltransferase — MENKECEFCGSTKSEVYIKTDLVSYNKCLDCGLIYQYPVLSQEEINDIYSDNYFEYEVANQENFFGLMKLAMKDIGFEKIESKLPNKNVLDIGCATGMMLNYLKTKGYNAQGIEICSSSAEYARKNYGITVHEKTLLDVGFESDYFSFIHFSHVIEHVPNPADTLKEIYRILAKGGYLAITTPNADGMFAKKYGGAWRAVMPQHLWLFSKTTLSKYMESIGFKIISDFSWGSIPIEKKPNKIIKTFFDKYVKLFNRGDVMLFLCKKS, encoded by the coding sequence GTGGAAAACAAAGAATGCGAATTTTGCGGAAGCACTAAATCTGAAGTTTATATAAAAACAGATTTAGTAAGCTATAATAAATGTTTAGATTGCGGACTTATATATCAATATCCTGTATTGAGTCAGGAAGAAATAAATGATATATATAGCGACAATTATTTTGAATATGAGGTAGCCAATCAAGAAAACTTTTTTGGTCTTATGAAGCTTGCTATGAAAGATATAGGTTTTGAAAAAATAGAAAGCAAACTTCCTAATAAAAATGTTCTTGATATAGGCTGTGCTACAGGTATGATGTTAAATTACTTAAAGACTAAAGGCTATAATGCACAAGGTATTGAAATATGCTCATCGTCTGCTGAGTATGCTAGGAAGAATTATGGTATAACAGTGCATGAAAAAACTTTGCTTGATGTAGGATTTGAAAGCGATTATTTTTCTTTCATACATTTTTCACATGTTATAGAACATGTTCCTAATCCTGCAGATACACTTAAAGAAATTTATAGAATACTTGCAAAAGGCGGATATTTAGCAATCACAACTCCTAATGCGGATGGTATGTTTGCTAAAAAATATGGGGGAGCTTGGAGGGCTGTAATGCCGCAGCATTTATGGCTATTTTCAAAGACTACATTGTCAAAATATATGGAAAGTATAGGTTTTAAGATAATCAGTGATTTTTCTTGGGGCTCTATACCTATAGAGAAAAAACCCAATAAAATAATTAAGACTTTTTTTGATAAATATGTTAAATTATTTAATAGAGGAGATGTTATGCTCTTCTTATGTAAAAAAAGTTGA
- a CDS encoding PASTA domain-containing protein has protein sequence MAKIKDFFNKLISFIKKIINKILPDGIISDPKSFLVFRRLILFAVLLFVLQGVVVTLIVFIVVKSGGESFELPDVQGKEIFEAFNLLEKEGMNLNVQTHYFNNYPLGTIVSQEPKGGVKVKRGRTVYLVVNVAEQALMKMPDVTGMKYQEALSIISNEVLNTMTNVSLLPKVSITDDMYENDVVLSQIPAADEVVGVNTEIILTVNNK, from the coding sequence ATGGCTAAAATAAAGGACTTTTTTAATAAATTAATATCTTTTATAAAAAAAATCATAAATAAAATTCTACCCGATGGAATAATCAGCGATCCTAAGTCATTTTTAGTATTTAGAAGATTGATACTTTTTGCTGTTTTACTTTTTGTTTTACAAGGTGTTGTTGTAACTTTAATAGTATTTATAGTTGTTAAGTCTGGAGGAGAATCTTTTGAACTTCCAGATGTTCAAGGAAAAGAAATATTTGAGGCATTTAATTTATTAGAAAAAGAGGGTATGAATCTTAATGTGCAGACACATTATTTTAATAATTACCCATTAGGTACTATTGTAAGTCAGGAGCCTAAAGGCGGAGTAAAGGTTAAAAGAGGAAGAACTGTATATTTGGTAGTTAATGTTGCTGAACAAGCACTTATGAAAATGCCGGATGTTACAGGTATGAAGTATCAAGAAGCTCTTAGTATAATTAGTAATGAGGTTTTAAATACTATGACAAATGTAAGCCTTCTGCCTAAGGTAAGTATAACAGATGATATGTATGAAAATGATGTAGTATTATCTCAAATTCCTGCTGCAGATGAAGTAGTTGGTGTTAATACTGAAATAATTTTAACAGTTAATAATAAATAG
- a CDS encoding DUF342 domain-containing protein gives MAKEVINQTLSIDPNNYEFYYDNLINTREIYDQIVDVDSNDQNLYEELLKNYVRPGDAILKSISKREGVKASKNVKFDKMTGIYKSTVYGYVFYDELKSVSVIPVINVGDKWRGVMVLPPQKHQKKQLILEEIQTIISEIPIKLMVNYDKIAELVAHNLKYDEGVMCVFVEGRKPIDGNVQKVILDYDFTLDSGKESETGAIDFKERGFIHNIEAGIQIAHFMEEKPSIDGLDIYDVLMEAHYDDDPCYKLGKNVVVDNDGITIRSGIRGILSNHNNTLSVSTVAEIDKVDLSTGNIEVNGSLIIRDNVAPGFSIKTEGDIYVHGNIEDAYIECAGNLIVSGGIIGGPNSTIHVNGKMYSQFIRNANIICKGDVLSQQLVNAEIAGNDRVIVLEGKGVIIGGNVKALNGVWAKSIGSMSESKTTITVGRDAEADAEFKNIVATVKTNKEEMSKIKSLLGTEYFKNPKAFIQRIPPNKREGIKDILRRITNLVRETAQLEAKRDEMSAEFEKLSHSSITSMEGFFPGVTIYISSLRKYISKKISGTEYFYSKELRDISEKAPKLLPLEEYDFPREIKRD, from the coding sequence ATGGCTAAAGAAGTTATAAACCAAACATTATCAATTGATCCAAACAATTATGAATTTTATTATGATAATCTTATCAATACAAGAGAAATATACGATCAAATTGTAGATGTTGATAGCAATGATCAAAATTTATATGAGGAACTTTTAAAAAATTATGTTCGTCCTGGAGATGCCATATTAAAATCAATTTCAAAACGAGAAGGTGTAAAAGCTAGTAAAAATGTAAAATTTGATAAGATGACAGGAATTTATAAAAGTACTGTTTATGGATATGTGTTTTATGATGAACTTAAATCTGTTTCAGTAATACCTGTTATTAATGTTGGAGATAAATGGAGAGGTGTAATGGTGCTTCCTCCTCAAAAGCATCAGAAAAAGCAGCTTATATTAGAGGAAATACAAACTATTATATCTGAAATACCTATAAAATTAATGGTTAATTATGATAAAATAGCTGAACTTGTAGCTCATAATTTAAAATATGATGAAGGCGTTATGTGTGTCTTTGTTGAGGGCAGAAAACCTATAGATGGTAATGTTCAAAAGGTTATACTTGATTATGATTTTACTTTAGATAGCGGAAAGGAATCAGAAACAGGTGCTATAGACTTTAAAGAAAGAGGATTTATTCATAATATAGAGGCTGGAATTCAAATAGCACACTTTATGGAGGAAAAACCTTCTATTGACGGACTTGATATATATGATGTTCTTATGGAAGCTCATTATGATGATGATCCTTGTTATAAATTAGGAAAAAATGTTGTCGTTGATAATGATGGTATTACTATTAGGAGCGGAATAAGAGGAATATTAAGCAATCATAATAATACTTTATCTGTAAGTACTGTTGCTGAAATAGATAAGGTAGATTTATCAACAGGAAATATAGAGGTTAATGGTTCTCTTATTATTAGAGATAATGTTGCTCCTGGATTTTCTATAAAGACAGAAGGAGATATATATGTGCATGGAAATATTGAAGATGCATATATAGAATGTGCCGGTAATTTAATAGTTTCCGGAGGTATAATAGGCGGTCCTAATAGTACAATACATGTTAATGGAAAGATGTATTCTCAATTCATTAGAAATGCTAACATAATATGTAAAGGCGATGTATTATCTCAGCAGCTTGTTAATGCTGAAATAGCTGGAAATGATAGAGTTATTGTATTGGAAGGTAAGGGCGTTATTATTGGAGGAAACGTAAAGGCTTTGAATGGTGTTTGGGCTAAAAGTATAGGCTCTATGAGTGAATCAAAAACTACTATTACAGTTGGTAGAGATGCTGAAGCTGATGCAGAGTTTAAAAATATTGTTGCTACAGTAAAAACTAATAAAGAAGAGATGAGCAAGATTAAATCTCTTTTAGGTACAGAGTATTTTAAAAATCCAAAAGCTTTTATACAAAGAATACCGCCTAATAAAAGAGAAGGAATAAAAGATATACTTAGAAGAATTACAAATCTTGTAAGAGAAACAGCTCAATTAGAGGCTAAAAGAGATGAAATGAGTGCTGAATTTGAAAAACTATCACATAGCAGCATTACTTCTATGGAAGGATTTTTCCCTGGAGTTACAATATATATTTCAAGCTTAAGAAAATATATATCTAAAAAGATTTCAGGAACAGAATATTTCTATTCAAAAGAACTTAGAGATATATCAGAAAAAGCTCCTAAATTGCTTCCTTTAGAAGAGTATGATTTTCCTAGAGAGATAAAAAGAGATTAA
- the fmt gene encoding methionyl-tRNA formyltransferase translates to MYNVIVAGSTDFTRDCILQLMELDNVNLNGVIAPIDTKKDRKGNIINSPVVEIALDKKLNLFQPESINKDDFYNILSDLSPDFLIVVAYGKILNKRTLSLPKIMPLNIHGSLLPVLRGASPVEHALLYGFEKSGTTLQKMDIKLDEGDIILQHEVNIDKDWQFNDLYDKIKESGVYLLKEFFKDTDKHISNMIKQDDSLATYCSKIKKEDGKLDFSKDAVSLHNMTRAFVRWPTAYCFYKNVSIKVFNSECVCKSDNKDSDFGKIVDVNNNGIYINALNGLYVIKELQREGKKRQTVKEFLCGNKLVVGEYFN, encoded by the coding sequence ATGTATAACGTTATAGTAGCAGGTTCAACCGATTTTACAAGAGATTGTATCTTACAATTAATGGAATTAGATAATGTTAATCTTAATGGTGTAATAGCACCTATAGATACTAAAAAAGATAGAAAAGGTAATATTATCAATTCACCAGTAGTGGAAATTGCATTGGATAAAAAACTCAATCTTTTTCAGCCGGAAAGTATAAATAAAGATGATTTCTATAATATTTTATCAGATTTATCACCTGATTTTTTAATAGTAGTGGCTTATGGTAAAATTTTAAATAAAAGAACATTATCATTACCTAAAATAATGCCTCTTAATATTCATGGTTCTCTTTTGCCTGTACTTAGAGGTGCTAGTCCTGTTGAACATGCTTTATTATATGGTTTTGAAAAGAGCGGAACCACTTTACAGAAAATGGATATTAAGCTTGATGAAGGGGATATTATACTTCAGCATGAAGTTAACATAGATAAGGATTGGCAGTTTAACGATTTATATGATAAAATAAAAGAAAGCGGAGTATATTTGCTTAAAGAGTTTTTTAAAGATACTGATAAGCATATATCTAATATGATAAAGCAGGATGATTCATTAGCTACATATTGCAGTAAAATAAAAAAAGAAGATGGAAAACTTGATTTTTCCAAAGATGCTGTTAGCCTTCATAATATGACTAGAGCTTTTGTAAGATGGCCTACTGCTTATTGTTTTTACAAAAATGTTTCTATAAAAGTTTTTAATAGTGAATGTGTATGTAAATCAGATAATAAAGATTCTGACTTTGGTAAAATAGTAGATGTTAATAATAATGGTATTTATATAAATGCTCTTAATGGTTTATATGTTATAAAAGAACTTCAAAGAGAAGGTAAAAAAAGACAGACAGTTAAAGAGTTTTTATGCGGAAATAAACTAGTTGTTGGAGAATATTTTAATTAA
- a CDS encoding ankyrin repeat domain-containing protein: MENLDNNNNNLDNNNSNNENNNLINNNQDNSNNNINSSIQRIDKAKEAEENKKYIFKVAVVACAIVFVLLVGAGILVGLFLFVKGKSDMEKMVRNYEIYSEEIYKKKYGDSIVKEMVNNNGADVNETGNNNQTPLFYAVQNNNIKAVEFLIENKADAEIANNLGITPLILAISNNNTKIAELLIKEGKANVYGSYTGNDVEKYPMYYAVAQTNKTMIKLLLDNSFDLKREPSLLSYAIANSDESIVRYLIDNGADINYKNADGTTVLYNAVLSLNPALVDYFVSKGAKIEDAGESDMYGNIIMAAAGSKFNNTSSSPVDLVLVQQKSADSAKVMGKIITNINKNTLNRLINGKNALIIAAGNSYIDTVKVLLTNGADVNSADNDGWTSLMYAANNGDIELAKVLIENKANVNAKSYEEKTPLLYAMNSPIESSRNDMINLLIENKANINVEDSNGLSPLTVAVMNNDVELTKLLIANKANLSVVTKDGESLIEYAINNDNVDLLQILVEAGADINYAGISSYTPLMIAAKSGAENIARILLTQKVDINAIDKYGDTALHIASEYSKLPIVRMLLEKKPNLNIQDQNGDTPLHKAVNSGDVDIVSELVLSGADVMVRNNIGKYPIDIARDNNNNAIFEILKEAEEKQNNN; the protein is encoded by the coding sequence ATGGAAAATTTAGATAATAATAACAATAATTTGGATAATAATAACAGTAATAATGAAAACAATAATTTGATTAATAATAATCAAGACAATTCAAATAATAATATAAATTCTAGTATTCAAAGAATAGATAAAGCTAAAGAAGCTGAAGAAAATAAAAAATATATATTTAAAGTAGCTGTAGTAGCTTGTGCTATTGTATTCGTACTTCTTGTAGGTGCTGGTATACTTGTAGGTTTGTTCTTGTTTGTAAAGGGCAAATCTGATATGGAGAAAATGGTTAGAAACTATGAAATATACAGTGAGGAAATATATAAGAAAAAGTACGGAGATAGTATTGTAAAAGAAATGGTTAATAATAATGGTGCTGATGTTAATGAAACAGGAAATAATAATCAAACACCATTATTTTATGCCGTACAAAATAACAATATAAAAGCTGTAGAATTTCTAATAGAAAATAAAGCTGATGCAGAAATAGCTAATAATTTAGGAATTACTCCTCTCATATTAGCTATAAGCAATAATAATACAAAAATTGCTGAACTTCTTATAAAAGAAGGTAAAGCTAATGTATATGGTTCTTATACGGGTAATGATGTGGAAAAATATCCTATGTATTATGCCGTTGCTCAAACTAATAAAACTATGATAAAACTTTTATTGGATAATTCATTTGATTTAAAAAGAGAACCTTCTCTTTTAAGTTATGCGATTGCTAATAGTGATGAAAGCATAGTTCGTTATTTAATAGATAATGGGGCAGATATCAATTATAAAAATGCTGATGGAACTACTGTACTTTATAATGCTGTTTTATCGCTTAATCCTGCATTAGTAGATTATTTTGTATCTAAAGGTGCTAAAATAGAAGATGCTGGTGAAAGCGATATGTATGGTAATATAATAATGGCTGCAGCCGGCTCTAAATTCAATAATACAAGTTCATCTCCTGTTGATTTAGTATTAGTTCAGCAGAAATCTGCAGACAGTGCTAAAGTTATGGGTAAAATAATTACAAATATAAATAAAAATACTTTAAATAGACTTATTAATGGAAAAAATGCATTAATAATAGCGGCAGGAAATTCATATATAGATACTGTAAAAGTGCTTCTTACAAATGGAGCCGATGTAAATTCAGCAGACAATGACGGATGGACTTCTTTAATGTATGCTGCTAATAATGGAGATATTGAACTTGCAAAAGTTTTAATAGAAAATAAAGCCAATGTTAATGCTAAAAGCTATGAAGAAAAAACACCTCTTTTATATGCTATGAACAGCCCTATAGAATCAAGCAGAAATGATATGATAAATCTTTTAATAGAAAATAAAGCAAATATCAATGTAGAAGATAGTAATGGGCTTAGTCCTTTAACTGTTGCTGTTATGAATAATGATGTTGAGCTTACAAAGTTATTAATAGCTAATAAAGCTAATCTTTCAGTTGTAACTAAAGACGGCGAGAGTTTAATTGAATATGCTATTAATAATGATAATGTTGATTTACTTCAGATATTAGTGGAGGCTGGTGCGGATATAAACTATGCTGGAATATCAAGCTACACTCCTTTAATGATAGCTGCTAAAAGCGGTGCTGAAAATATTGCCAGAATTTTATTAACACAGAAAGTAGATATTAATGCTATTGATAAATATGGTGATACAGCTTTACATATAGCTTCTGAATATTCAAAACTTCCTATTGTAAGAATGTTATTAGAAAAAAAGCCTAATCTTAATATACAAGATCAAAATGGAGATACTCCTTTACATAAGGCTGTTAATTCAGGAGATGTTGATATAGTAAGTGAGTTAGTATTATCAGGTGCTGATGTTATGGTTAGAAATAATATTGGAAAGTATCCTATTGATATAGCAAGAGATAATAATAATAATGCTATATTTGAGATATTAAAAGAAGCCGAAGAAAAGCAGAATAATAATTAA